The Pirellulales bacterium genomic interval CTCCCGTTTATCGGCGCGGTGGCGGCGTGACATGTGGTCGTTATCCTGGTGTCTTCAGAGACGCGAAAAGGCCGAAACTTACTTCGGCCTCTTGGCACCGTACTTCGATCTGCGCTGCTTGCGGTCTTTTACGCCCTGGGTGTCGAGCACGCCGCGAATGATGTGGTAGCGCACGCCCGGAAGGTCCTTCACGCGGCCGCCACGGATCATCACCACCGAGTGTTCCTGGAGGTTATGACCCTCGCCCGGGATGTAGCCGATGACTTCAAACTGGTTGGTAAGGCGAACCTTGGCGACCTTGCGGAGCGCCGAGTTCGGCTTCTTCGGCGTGGTCGTGTAGACGCGGGTGCACACGCCGCGCTTCTGCGGGCTCTGCTGCATCGCCGGCACCTTGCTGCGCGATACCGGCGCAATGCGCGGCTTGCGGATGAGCTGATTAATCGTCGGCATGCTGCCCTTTCGACTCTTCTTCTCTCTTCCAACGCCAATTCGGCATCGCATGCGCGACACCGCGAGCGCCCTGCCCCGCTTGTTTCATCGCGCGGGAGGCGCTCTCCAAAACAGAGGACCGCGGCCAAGGAGACCGAGGTCATGTTGCTCAAACGTCTGTTGCCAGATTCAGCCGCGTCTAGGACTTCTGTTTCTGCGGGCTAGGCGCCCTGCGGAAGAAAAGACCTACTACCTGCCGAAAGCGCGCGGAACCTATTGATTCGTGCCCGCGTCGTCAACCCCCAAGGGAGACGGAATTCGCAGGGCCAGCATGCGCGCTCGCCGGGACCCCCAATGTAGGGATTCAAAGGGCGGAAATGAAGCTTCTCCAGGCGGGTTTTATGGTTTTCGGCCTCACCGCCGCGAAGAACCGCGGGCTTGACCCCACCCGTGCCTCCGTCGGTTGTGCCCGAACCGGCCCACATCTAATCTGTGATTCCGGGGGATGCCTTAAGGCATTGGGGAATCAACGTGAGCCTGATCCGTGCACGGGTGGCCGTTTCGGCCGCGTTCTTCCTGTTCGGGACCGGCTTTGGCGTATGGTTCGTCCACATTCCGATCGTGAAGGCGCGTCTGGCCATCGAGCATGGCGTTCTTGGCCTTGCGCTGCTCACCATCGGCCTCGGCTCGGTCATCGCCCAGCCCCTGGCCGGCTATGCGATCAGCCGAGTCGGGTCTCGCCCGGCCACGATCGTCCTCTTCCTCGTCTTTGTCGCGACCTTTGCCGCACCGATCCTCGCGCCGATATTGCCAATGTTGTTTGCCGCCGCCCTGCTTCTCGGTCTGGCCGCCGGCGCCCTCAATGTCGCCGTCAACACGCAGGCATCCGAGGTCGAAGCCGCGCGTGGCAGGCCGACGATGTCGTCGTTTCACGGCTGCTTCAGTTTGGGCGGATTCGCTGGAGCGCTTCTCGGCGGCTACGCCATTTCGCTGGGCTACTCCGACGGCCGCGGCGCACTGGTCATCGCCGGGGCAATGTTCGTGATGGCCGTCGTCATCTGCTTTGGGCTCCCGGCTAGCCGCCCGACAGTATCCGCAGGCGACAAAGGCCCTGCTTTCGCGCTGCCCACCAGCGCAATTCTCAGCCTCGCCGGCCTCGCCTTTA includes:
- the rpsL gene encoding 30S ribosomal protein S12; protein product: MPTINQLIRKPRIAPVSRSKVPAMQQSPQKRGVCTRVYTTTPKKPNSALRKVAKVRLTNQFEVIGYIPGEGHNLQEHSVVMIRGGRVKDLPGVRYHIIRGVLDTQGVKDRKQRRSKYGAKRPK
- a CDS encoding MFS transporter — encoded protein: MSLIRARVAVSAAFFLFGTGFGVWFVHIPIVKARLAIEHGVLGLALLTIGLGSVIAQPLAGYAISRVGSRPATIVLFLVFVATFAAPILAPILPMLFAAALLLGLAAGALNVAVNTQASEVEAARGRPTMSSFHGCFSLGGFAGALLGGYAISLGYSDGRGALVIAGAMFVMAVVICFGLPASRPTVSAGDKGPAFALPTSAILSLAGLAFICNALEGSVNDWSALYLATVRGLDQAAAGAGFAAFSATMAACRLLGGPVVARIGERAILVYGGLLAAAGFAFVTLTPWNSLTPAGFVLIAVGLANTLPIIISLGARAPGAAPSINVAAVATAALVGFLLGPPIIGFTAQWL